A single window of Canis lupus familiaris isolate Mischka breed German Shepherd chromosome 7, alternate assembly UU_Cfam_GSD_1.0, whole genome shotgun sequence DNA harbors:
- the LOC102152171 gene encoding maestro heat-like repeat-containing protein family member 7 isoform X1: protein MQMNPHPRKQKSNRTTFSQSTGQFPSNPNLHGLRQSERDAYELIAEFLDQGQGSELEKLKFLRAVETLSSAVHAQPNGNMNDYFSKAILARKIEVLILEEITEALVSNVRPQAMLCIVALSQVNPPFYLSQKLDLVNACISSIFSLPLIMPSLDRKESASLYLQTIQALDDMLQALVMEDMEPNMPILQNFLEIILPWLTLSEKVHEQSRALGTISRMLRFICNFPELSHLTEFSITGKLMGILGLFCMNTNYEISAEASEALHYLFKILVLHRSLKQKTEGILKELQKHFRGGWFANIQSLTMFFRKYLTPEERADVIMVSMETMSSASRHDVCAASKMLKMILKHSLPEIGKVPEIIQYTYHNMNSITETTAQGTIEKILYLLAQTYTDEVILTLFKMEDQSQRGVHKPWEILASFPKGYEVIMEFLLQKLTPHQKSKSQEPSHRREISPLIATRAIHELLLEPNRRIEVQTFFSSLFMTLLNQISFLVVEGGTDIQDQQHVTEWVDPVSATVEALKALMLRAGYGDYVSFVQKLGGWELLTSPERHYEGVTLLARAMVVKNCWHNRPIFSFIIKTLQEVGNTNHLTAFVFMTELLRCPGVVATVDEATVCVLAGWFQYEEPSTVKLLLQVVGIFAKHGNMVRQLRILQPYVLNCCYSLDSDIVMETLALLRCLMEHLTWQHSSSFLIQLTFTLGPFFEEEPDHLRLLAFEIYRALLAKVKRTVLVFPLKHQVLNLTVLLVLHLEDVNASVAQVCRSALCHTAAVLRWSRLRVVFAEKDVWTILRALLQQEASKALWFLKQCVTLFKSPQAAIRQTAVRFAGQIIQTLDAEEADDIEEVCTALKNMQEDPDPMVSCLATQTLYILEAKEKLQANTSTSCFCGRRAQKSYS, encoded by the exons GATTGCGCCAGTCAGAAAGAGATGCCTACGAACTCATTGCGGAATTTCTAGATCAAGGACAAGGG TCCGAGTTGGAAAAGCTGAAGTTCCTGAGGGCCGTGGAAACCTTGAGCAGCGCTGTTCACGCCCAGCCAAATGGCAATATGAATGATTATTTTTCCAAAGCCATTCTGGCCAGGAAAATTGAG GTATTAATCCTTGAAGAAATCACCGAGGCCTTGGTCAGCAATGTGCGTCCGCAAGCCATGCTCTGCATCGTGGCTCTGAG CCAGGTGAATCCACCGTTCTACTTATCCCAGAAACTGGACCTGGTAAATGCCTGCATCTCTAGCATATTCTCTCTGCCACTTATCATGCCCAGTCTAGACCGAAAGGAGAGCGCTAGTCTCTACCTCCAG ACGATCCAAGCCTTAGATGACATGTTACAAGCTCTCGTGATGGAGGATATGGAACCCAATATGCCCATACTGCAGAACTTCCTGGAG ATCATCTTGCCTTGGTTAACGCTGTCAGAGAAAGTGCACGAACAGAGCCGGGCCTTGGGCACCATCTCCCGGATGCTGAGGTTTATTTGCAATTTCCCAGAACTGTCG CACTTGACAGAGTTCTCCATCACTGGGAAGCTCATGGGCATCCTAGGCCTGTTCTGCATGAACACCAACTATGAGATCAGCGCAGAGGCCTCGGAGGCACTGCATTACTTGTTCAAAATCCTTGTGCTTCATAGAA GTCTGAAGCAGAAGACGGAGGGCATCCTGAAGGAGCTGCAGAAGCATTTCCGGGGAGGATGGTTTGCCAACATCCAGAGTCTCACAATG ttcttcCGGAAATACCTGACCCCTGAAGAGAGAGCAGATGTGATCATGGTGTCAATGGAGACTATGAGCAGTGCCAGCAGGCATGACGTCTGTGCGGCTTCCAAGATGCTAAAGATGATCCTGAAGCACTCGCTGCCGGAAATCGGGAAG GTGCCAGAAATCATCCAGTACACTTACCACAATATGAACAGCATCACTGAAACTACGGCCCAAGGGACCATAGAGAAGATCCTTTACCTGCTGGCCCAGACCTACACCGATGAAGTTATCCTGACACTATTTAAGATGGAAGATCAGTCACAAAG GGGAGTTCACAAGCCCTGGGAAATCCTGGCATCATTCCCCAAAGGCTATGAAGTGATCATGGAATTTCTGCTGCAGAAACTGACTCCACACCAGAAATCAAAGAGCCAGGAGCCCAGCCACAGGAGAGAGATCTCTCCGTTGATT GCCACCAGGGCCATCCACGAGCTCCTGCTGGAACCGAATCGGCGGATAGAGGTGCAGACCTTCTTCTCCTCCCTGTTTATGACCCTGCTGAACCAGATCTCCTTTCTTGTGGTTGAAGGGGGCACCGACATCCAGGATCAGCAGCATGTAACCGAATGGGTGGACCCTGTCAG TGCCACCGTGGAGGCCCTGAAGGCTTTGATGCTAAGGGCTGGGTATGGGGACTATGTGTCTTTTGTTCAGAAACTTGGGGGCTGGGAGCTGCTCACCAGTCCTGAAAGACACTATGAGGGTGTCACTCTGCTGGCCAG GGCCATGGTCGTCAAGAACTGTTGGCACAACCGCCCCATCTTCAGCTTCATCATCAAAACTCTCCAAGAAGTGGGCAACACGAACCACTTGACAGCCTTCGTGTTCATGACCGAG CTGCTCCGGTGCCCAGGTGTGGTGGCCACAGTGGATGAGGCCACGGTCTGCGTCCTGGCAGGCTGGTTCCAGTATGAGGAGCCCAGCACGGTGAAGCTATTGCTGCAGGTGGTTGGGATCTTTGCAAAGCACGGGAACATG GTGCGACAGCTCCGCATCCTGCAGCCCTACGTGCTCAACTGCTGTTACTCCCTGGACAGCGACATTGTGATGGAGACCCTCGCGCTGCTCAGGTGTCTCATGGAGCACCTCACCTGGCAgcactcctcctccttcctcattcAGCTCACCTTCACGCTGGGGCCCTTCTTTGAGGAG GAGCCCGACCACCTGCGCTTGCTGGCCTTTGAGATCTACAGGGCTCTCTTGGCCAAGGTCAAGAGGACGGTGCTTGTCTTCCCCTTGAAGCACCAGGTCCTCAACCTGACAGTCCTCCTCGTGCTCCACCTGGAGGATGTGAATGCCAGCGTGGCTCAG GTCTGCCGGTCTGCCCTGTGCCACACGGCCGCCGTACTGCGCTGGTCAAGGCTCAGAGTGGTGTTTGCTGAGAAGGACGTGTGGACCATCCTCCGAGCGCTG CTGCAGCAGGAGGCAAGCAAAGCCCTTTGGTTCCTGAAGCAGTGTGTGACTCTCTTCAAGAGCCCCCAGGCCGCCATCCGCCAGACAGCAGTGCGGTTTGCAG GCCAGATCATCCAGACCCTGGACGCCGAGGAGGCCGATGACATTGAGGAAGTATGCACAG CCCTAAAGAACATGCAGGAGGACCCTGACCCCATGGTCAGCTGCCTCGCCACTCAGACCCTCTACATCCTGGAAGCCAAGGAGAAGCTGCAGGCCAACACCTCGACCTCCTGCTTCTGTGGGCGGAGGGCTCAGAAGAGCTACTCCTGA
- the LOC102152171 gene encoding maestro heat-like repeat-containing protein family member 7 isoform X2: MQMNPHPRKQKSNRTTFSQSTGQFPSNPNLHGLRQSERDAYELIAEFLDQGQGSELEKLKFLRAVETLSSAVHAQPNGNMNDYFSKAILARKIEVLILEEITEALVSNVRPQAMLCIVALSQVNPPFYLSQKLDLVNACISSIFSLPLIMPSLDRKESASLYLQTIQALDDMLQALVMEDMEPNMPILQNFLEIILPWLTLSEKVHEQSRALGTISRMLRFICNFPELSHLTEFSITGKLMGILGLFCMNTNYEISAEASEALHYLFKILVLHRSLKQKTEGILKELQKHFRGGWFANIQSLTMFFRKYLTPEERADVIMVSMETMSSASRHDVCAASKMLKMILKHSLPEIGKVPEIIQYTYHNMNSITETTAQGTIEKILYLLAQTYTDEVILTLFKMEDQSQRGVHKPWEILASFPKGYEVIMEFLLQKLTPHQKSKSQEPSHRREISPLIATRAIHELLLEPNRRIEVQTFFSSLFMTLLNQISFLVVEGGTDIQDQQHVTEWVDPVSATVEALKALMLRAGYGDYVSFVQKLGGWELLTSPERHYEGVTLLARAMVVKNCWHNRPIFSFIIKTLQEVGNTNHLTAFVFMTELLRCPGVVATVDEATVCVLAGWFQYEEPSTVKLLLQVRQLRILQPYVLNCCYSLDSDIVMETLALLRCLMEHLTWQHSSSFLIQLTFTLGPFFEEEPDHLRLLAFEIYRALLAKVKRTVLVFPLKHQVLNLTVLLVLHLEDVNASVAQVCRSALCHTAAVLRWSRLRVVFAEKDVWTILRALLQQEASKALWFLKQCVTLFKSPQAAIRQTAVRFAGQIIQTLDAEEADDIEEVCTALKNMQEDPDPMVSCLATQTLYILEAKEKLQANTSTSCFCGRRAQKSYS, translated from the exons GATTGCGCCAGTCAGAAAGAGATGCCTACGAACTCATTGCGGAATTTCTAGATCAAGGACAAGGG TCCGAGTTGGAAAAGCTGAAGTTCCTGAGGGCCGTGGAAACCTTGAGCAGCGCTGTTCACGCCCAGCCAAATGGCAATATGAATGATTATTTTTCCAAAGCCATTCTGGCCAGGAAAATTGAG GTATTAATCCTTGAAGAAATCACCGAGGCCTTGGTCAGCAATGTGCGTCCGCAAGCCATGCTCTGCATCGTGGCTCTGAG CCAGGTGAATCCACCGTTCTACTTATCCCAGAAACTGGACCTGGTAAATGCCTGCATCTCTAGCATATTCTCTCTGCCACTTATCATGCCCAGTCTAGACCGAAAGGAGAGCGCTAGTCTCTACCTCCAG ACGATCCAAGCCTTAGATGACATGTTACAAGCTCTCGTGATGGAGGATATGGAACCCAATATGCCCATACTGCAGAACTTCCTGGAG ATCATCTTGCCTTGGTTAACGCTGTCAGAGAAAGTGCACGAACAGAGCCGGGCCTTGGGCACCATCTCCCGGATGCTGAGGTTTATTTGCAATTTCCCAGAACTGTCG CACTTGACAGAGTTCTCCATCACTGGGAAGCTCATGGGCATCCTAGGCCTGTTCTGCATGAACACCAACTATGAGATCAGCGCAGAGGCCTCGGAGGCACTGCATTACTTGTTCAAAATCCTTGTGCTTCATAGAA GTCTGAAGCAGAAGACGGAGGGCATCCTGAAGGAGCTGCAGAAGCATTTCCGGGGAGGATGGTTTGCCAACATCCAGAGTCTCACAATG ttcttcCGGAAATACCTGACCCCTGAAGAGAGAGCAGATGTGATCATGGTGTCAATGGAGACTATGAGCAGTGCCAGCAGGCATGACGTCTGTGCGGCTTCCAAGATGCTAAAGATGATCCTGAAGCACTCGCTGCCGGAAATCGGGAAG GTGCCAGAAATCATCCAGTACACTTACCACAATATGAACAGCATCACTGAAACTACGGCCCAAGGGACCATAGAGAAGATCCTTTACCTGCTGGCCCAGACCTACACCGATGAAGTTATCCTGACACTATTTAAGATGGAAGATCAGTCACAAAG GGGAGTTCACAAGCCCTGGGAAATCCTGGCATCATTCCCCAAAGGCTATGAAGTGATCATGGAATTTCTGCTGCAGAAACTGACTCCACACCAGAAATCAAAGAGCCAGGAGCCCAGCCACAGGAGAGAGATCTCTCCGTTGATT GCCACCAGGGCCATCCACGAGCTCCTGCTGGAACCGAATCGGCGGATAGAGGTGCAGACCTTCTTCTCCTCCCTGTTTATGACCCTGCTGAACCAGATCTCCTTTCTTGTGGTTGAAGGGGGCACCGACATCCAGGATCAGCAGCATGTAACCGAATGGGTGGACCCTGTCAG TGCCACCGTGGAGGCCCTGAAGGCTTTGATGCTAAGGGCTGGGTATGGGGACTATGTGTCTTTTGTTCAGAAACTTGGGGGCTGGGAGCTGCTCACCAGTCCTGAAAGACACTATGAGGGTGTCACTCTGCTGGCCAG GGCCATGGTCGTCAAGAACTGTTGGCACAACCGCCCCATCTTCAGCTTCATCATCAAAACTCTCCAAGAAGTGGGCAACACGAACCACTTGACAGCCTTCGTGTTCATGACCGAG CTGCTCCGGTGCCCAGGTGTGGTGGCCACAGTGGATGAGGCCACGGTCTGCGTCCTGGCAGGCTGGTTCCAGTATGAGGAGCCCAGCACGGTGAAGCTATTGCTGCAG GTGCGACAGCTCCGCATCCTGCAGCCCTACGTGCTCAACTGCTGTTACTCCCTGGACAGCGACATTGTGATGGAGACCCTCGCGCTGCTCAGGTGTCTCATGGAGCACCTCACCTGGCAgcactcctcctccttcctcattcAGCTCACCTTCACGCTGGGGCCCTTCTTTGAGGAG GAGCCCGACCACCTGCGCTTGCTGGCCTTTGAGATCTACAGGGCTCTCTTGGCCAAGGTCAAGAGGACGGTGCTTGTCTTCCCCTTGAAGCACCAGGTCCTCAACCTGACAGTCCTCCTCGTGCTCCACCTGGAGGATGTGAATGCCAGCGTGGCTCAG GTCTGCCGGTCTGCCCTGTGCCACACGGCCGCCGTACTGCGCTGGTCAAGGCTCAGAGTGGTGTTTGCTGAGAAGGACGTGTGGACCATCCTCCGAGCGCTG CTGCAGCAGGAGGCAAGCAAAGCCCTTTGGTTCCTGAAGCAGTGTGTGACTCTCTTCAAGAGCCCCCAGGCCGCCATCCGCCAGACAGCAGTGCGGTTTGCAG GCCAGATCATCCAGACCCTGGACGCCGAGGAGGCCGATGACATTGAGGAAGTATGCACAG CCCTAAAGAACATGCAGGAGGACCCTGACCCCATGGTCAGCTGCCTCGCCACTCAGACCCTCTACATCCTGGAAGCCAAGGAGAAGCTGCAGGCCAACACCTCGACCTCCTGCTTCTGTGGGCGGAGGGCTCAGAAGAGCTACTCCTGA